The Natrarchaeobius halalkaliphilus genomic sequence CCGTCGCTGAACGGGCGAGAGTCCCATTGCTCGACGCGCTTTTTCGTGCGCGAGTGCATAGTTTAACAAGCGGGATACAGAACAAATACGTTTCGCCTAGATCTTCGACTCGGCGTCCTCGGCAAGTTCTTTCATTCGCTTGCCAATTCTGCCGGCGCTCGAGAACTCGTCTTCGGTCATCGCAGTCGCGAGCGAGTTGCCGAGGACGAATACGGCGTGTTTGTGTTCGCTTTTCGATTTATGTACGTGTGATGGATCGACATCGAGTTGATGGTACTCGTCGAAGAGGCCGTCGTCGACTTCCTCGCGCTCCGAGAAGTATTCCATGATGACGACGAGTTCTTCGTGGAGCTCGAGAAGTTCGTCCTTGTGCATGGACGCGTGTACGAACGGTCTCGGCTTAAGGGTTGTGTGCGCACCGATCGCAAAACCGTCGTAGACGTCGTGTAGAGGGGTATAAATCACCACCCGCGTTCGTGTCGGTCGCGGTCCGAAACTGTGCCGGCCGCCGGTCCGGCAAGGAGTGGCAAGTCGATGGAACGCTCAGTCCGATGGAGTCGCCGCACCCTTCCCTCGCTGGCCAGCGGGGAACCAGGCGAGTTCGTGGTCTGCAGTAACGCGAACGGCGACGCGTTCGTCGAGGTCGATCCGGTCGGAGTGGTTGTGCATGCACTCGATCGTCTCGTTCGAATCGAGTTCGACCCGGTAGAGGACCGTCGGGCCGAGGTACCGACGGTAGACGACGCGACCGTTGGCCTGAGACTCGTCGGCCGGAAACGCGGTCACGTCGTCCGGTCGAACGAGGAGGTCGAGGTCGGTCCCGTCGTACTGATGGGCGAGACCGTTGACGTCGTCGCGAAGAACGCGTCCGAGGGCGGTGTCGACGTGATCGCCACGAACCTCTCCCGAGAGAAAGCTCGCGTGACCGAGGAAGCCGGCCACGAAGCGCGATTTCGGCTCTTGAAAAACCCGTTCCGGCGTTCCGATCTGTTCGATGTTGCCGTCGTTCATGACGGCGACCCGATCGGAGATCGACAGCGCTTCCTCTTGATCGTGCGTCACCGAGATCGCGGTGACTTCGGTCTCCTTGATGATTCGACGAACCTCCTCGCGCATTTCGACGCGGAGATCGACGTCGAGATTCGAGAACGGCTCGTCGAGCAACAGCATCTCGGGTTCGGGGGCGATCGATCGTGCGAGGGCAATTCGCTGCTGTTGGCCCCCCGAAAGCTCTTCGGGATAATGGCCGCCGTGGCTCTCGAGACCGACGAGTTCGAGCAACTCCTGGACGCGACTCTCGCGTTCTTGTTTCGTCCACTCCTGTAAGCCGAATGCGACGTTCTCACGCGCAGTGAGATGTGGGAAGAGGGCGAACTCCTGAAACACGACCCCAACCTCTCGCTCGTCCGGCGGCACGAACTGTCCGTCCCCGGCGACAGTCTCGTCCTCGAGTCGGATCTGTCCGCCGTTCGGATCCTCGAGGCCGGCGATCAATCGGAGCGTCGTCGTCTTTCCACAGCCAGATGGCCCGAGCAACGTGAGGATCTCACCATCGCGAACGGTGAGTGAGAGACTCGAGATGACGGTCTCCGAACCATAACGCTTCGCGACCGTGTCGAGTTCGAGAACGACGTCGTCGGTCGATAGCGTCGATTCTCGAGTCGGTTCGTCGGCCGTCGTCGTGAGTAGTCGTCCGTTCCCCATTCTCGACCTCCGGCGTCCGCCGGCGTTCATTTAGTTTAGGGGTGCCTAAATCACTTATAGTTGCCGGTACGGGCCAACCCGCTGGGAACGAACGCTACCTGACTTCCGCCGGAGCGCCGGTCGACCGGGTGTCGGTTTGAAGGCGAACGTCGTCAGAACCTCACAGCTCGACGCCGCTGGGGATCAGGCTGTGCTGGCGAAGCAGGCTCCCCTCGTCGTCGTAGACCAGGAAGGTACGTTTATCGTAGGTGACGAAGTGGTCTCCCTCGAGGCTAATGGTAACCTCGTACCTGCCACCGTCTTCGTCCGTCGCTTCGCCATAGCCTCGAGCGGCGCGGATGAACAGCAGGACGTCTTCGGCGTCCTCGTTGAGCTCGAGGATGAACTCTCCCGTGACCCGGTTGGTCACGCTGACGACGCCCGGGGCGTCGGTTCCGAACGGTTCCTGAAGCCGAAGAGCGACGTCCGTCTCGCTTGCATCCAGTATGTCGCCGTCGAGACCGGTAAGGCGCTCGCGAAGCATCGTCGATGGGCCCGTGAAGTCGATCGATACCGATGGTTTACTCGGTTCGGCGTCCGTTTCGACCCAGTCGACATTGCTAACGTCTAACGTGAAATGCTCGCGCCTCATTCCGTATCCCTCGGTTAGTACTCCCATCGTATGAACGTAACGCACGATCAGTGCGATCACTGATACGTCCGGGAGATTTCACCGACTGCAAGGAACGCAGACGGGGGTGCCGAGAGCGATCACCTCCTCCTTACATTCGGCGAGCAGCCAACCGATTTAAGACGAGGACGTTCGTGACCCCCTCCTGTACCGCGACACCGATCGAAACGACGTCGAGACGATCCTGAAAGGGACGGTCCGTGAGTACCTCGAGCGCTACGATTCGAACCTTGAGCCGGCGGAGTTCTACCGACTGCTCTACGTCATCCACCGCGGTTTCCGAGGGCGAGACGGCTACATACGGAACGCTGTTCTATTACGCGGCGCTCGTCGTGTGAGCGAACGGCGTCACGTCCACCGACCGCCAGTCGAACGCTTTTTGCGAACGCCGCGAGGATCTCAGACAATGGGCGACCGCCAGGACCGATCCGACGACCGCTCCCGGCGAGATACCGTGCGAGACACCTACGACCGCATCGCGAGCCACTTCGCCTCGACTCGAGAGTACGCCTGGCCCGAGGTCGAAGCCTTCGTCGACCAACAGACAGCCGTCGACGAGGGTATCGGACTCGATCTGGGCTGTGGAAACTGTCGACACGCCGAGTTGCTCGCGGCGCTCGATGGCGTCGGACCCGTCGTGGGTCTCGACGTTAGTCGCGGTTTGCTCGAGACGGGACGAAAGCGAGCACGCGAACGCGAGTTCGCCGTCGGACTGGTCCAGGGAGACGCCGCGACGCTGCCGCTGGTCGATGACTGCGTCGGAGTCGGAA encodes the following:
- a CDS encoding ABC transporter ATP-binding protein, producing the protein MGNGRLLTTTADEPTRESTLSTDDVVLELDTVAKRYGSETVISSLSLTVRDGEILTLLGPSGCGKTTTLRLIAGLEDPNGGQIRLEDETVAGDGQFVPPDEREVGVVFQEFALFPHLTARENVAFGLQEWTKQERESRVQELLELVGLESHGGHYPEELSGGQQQRIALARSIAPEPEMLLLDEPFSNLDVDLRVEMREEVRRIIKETEVTAISVTHDQEEALSISDRVAVMNDGNIEQIGTPERVFQEPKSRFVAGFLGHASFLSGEVRGDHVDTALGRVLRDDVNGLAHQYDGTDLDLLVRPDDVTAFPADESQANGRVVYRRYLGPTVLYRVELDSNETIECMHNHSDRIDLDERVAVRVTADHELAWFPAGQRGKGAATPSD
- a CDS encoding DUF5793 family protein, whose protein sequence is MRREHFTLDVSNVDWVETDAEPSKPSVSIDFTGPSTMLRERLTGLDGDILDASETDVALRLQEPFGTDAPGVVSVTNRVTGEFILELNEDAEDVLLFIRAARGYGEATDEDGGRYEVTISLEGDHFVTYDKRTFLVYDDEGSLLRQHSLIPSGVEL
- a CDS encoding class I SAM-dependent methyltransferase produces the protein MGDRQDRSDDRSRRDTVRDTYDRIASHFASTREYAWPEVEAFVDQQTAVDEGIGLDLGCGNCRHAELLAALDGVGPVVGLDVSRGLLETGRKRAREREFAVGLVQGDAATLPLVDDCVGVGIYVATLHHLPTRESRRRSLDELARVLAPGGRALVSAWSTAHSSFDETEGFDTTIEWTLPDGETVDRFYHIYAPDEFEADLRASDLELLEWELSSGNCYATVAGDGGGGEVDAQSVDY
- a CDS encoding UPF0058 family protein, coding for MHKDELLELHEELVVIMEYFSEREEVDDGLFDEYHQLDVDPSHVHKSKSEHKHAVFVLGNSLATAMTEDEFSSAGRIGKRMKELAEDAESKI